In Acidobacteriota bacterium, a single genomic region encodes these proteins:
- a CDS encoding M67 family metallopeptidase, which produces MLKLPRALADAIRRHAERDYPEECCGVLLGRMENENGVRNGDRDGARTVAEVLPCANAVARPASHNRYAIAPHELIAAQRAARERGLVIAGFYHSHPDHDAAPSATDTAQAYWPECVYVIVSVAQGKASEMNAFLLAGNGEARLQPEAIAISDRPDW; this is translated from the coding sequence ATGCTGAAGCTGCCGCGCGCACTTGCCGACGCGATCCGCCGCCACGCCGAGCGTGACTATCCCGAAGAATGCTGTGGCGTGCTGCTGGGACGGATGGAAAACGAAAATGGCGTGCGAAATGGTGACCGAGACGGCGCGCGGACCGTCGCCGAGGTTCTACCGTGCGCGAACGCAGTAGCCCGGCCAGCGAGCCACAACCGCTACGCCATCGCGCCGCACGAGTTGATCGCGGCACAGCGCGCGGCGCGCGAGCGCGGATTGGTCATCGCCGGCTTCTATCACTCGCATCCCGACCACGACGCCGCACCCTCGGCCACGGACACCGCGCAGGCGTATTGGCCCGAGTGCGTCTATGTGATCGTGAGCGTAGCGCAGGGCAAGGCGAGCGAGATGAATGCGTTCCTGCTGGCCGGCAACGGCGAAGCGCGTCTCCAGCCCGAGGCGATCGCGATCTCCGA